The segment GAGCCTGGCTGATATTAGAGTGTACAACCTCCTTTTGATTACTTGGAGGATTCTGTTTAGGAGAATGCACCACGACATTTCCTGATGAGGACATAACCGTGTTCACATCTTTTGGTTCTATCCTAGGCCTTGTCTGCGAGGAATGAGGCGCTGCTGTCTGTGACGCATGGACTTGACCACTTTGGGTTTGTAATGCTGTTTGATGGATCTGAGGAGGAGGGATATGCACTTGTTGCTGCTCCTCCTTTTCCCTCTGATGCTTGGTGAATTTCAATGCAAGTGACTCCAATGCACTAAACTTATCTCTGTGCTGCTCTGATACACTTCTCCTACTGACATTTAAGTACACAAGAACTTGCCCCAACCTCGCTATGGTCGCCCTTAGATTTTCAACCCGCGGGTCAGATGGCATCATGTTCTGTTGAGGAAGAGAATCAATCTGGAAacaattgttttattattattattattattattattattattattacttctGTAACAATAACAAGAAATAATTAGGTTATGAATGAGGTACCTCTTGCAATTTATAAGATAGTTTTTGGAACAATTCACTCAGAATATGTATATACTTGTCCTTAAGAGCTTTTATCTGCATGCaggaaaattatgaaaaaaaaatagttgaattaattaacaatggaTACGTTTCCATAGGTTACACCATACTTTCATGTTTGTGATGTTAAGATACCTTCTGATAGGTTTCTTCTCGCCAGTCACCACCACTAGGGTTTAACGTCTTGCTTGTAGAATCTTGAAAAGCTACAAAACAATCTTTGTATTAAACTCATatttaatgaaatatatatttattggtgctaccaagaaaaatattatcatcCAAGTTGGTAAGAAAGGAAACATACTAGGTTTCTGCAATTGATATGGCTGATTCTGTTGGTCTGCTAGGTTCTGGCTTTGGTGCAAAGAACCTGCTGCTTGAAACCTTTGTGTCTCATTCAAATGTTGTAGCATCAATGGTTGAGATTTCTCCACCTCTTGGCCTTGAGCACCCAACAATTTTGATCCATGCACATTAAAGCTAGTCGTATTGTTCTGCTGGGAGATTCGTTGTTTCTCCCCATTGTTTTGTGGTGATGTTAGATGATTCTGCTGCGTGTCTTGACCATTCATCAGTTGACTAATGTGATACTTCCGTTCTAGCTGTTTATGTTCCCTGGACGGCACAGCCATCTGCTGTTGATGACTAGAAAGAGCAGAAGACTGAGGAAAAGACAGCTTAATAGGAGACGATGATCTATGATGAGGCAACAAACTTTGCTGCTGCTGATTCCCGTGATGCTGGTACATCGTGTTGGATCTCAGTTGCTGCTGTTGAGACTTCTGAAGCTGTTGTTGCCTTCCTTGAATCTGTCTTTGAGGACCGGGACCAAGACTTGATTCAACTCTTTCACCCATTTGAACGTTTAGATTCTGAGCCGCAGAAACGGTCATAGGAGACTGAATGGGCAAACCAGAAGATTCAGGAGTGTTGAACTTGCTCTGGATGTTGCTTTGAGATAACCATGGTTGGTTTGTTGGAGTCTGTGCATATGTCAACGAGGTGGGAAGTGATTGTCCTTGATTCAGAGCTTGAGCTGATGTATAAACGCATCCAAAGAAAACATAATAAGCTAATAtttgcaaaaaagaaaaaacataataaGCTAAAAAGATTGTGAAAAAGTATAATGATTCTCAAACTTCTTAAGTAGATTGCCAATAACAATTCAGTAACGTAAATGATCTGAAACAGTTCTAGATATAGAATGTGAGTTATGTAACATGATCTGTTGTGTTTTTCAGGTAAtgcacacacacccaaagagAAGTTCTAGTCCTAAAACTAAATTGCCatattaaaaccaaaataacaataaaaatctTATAAACCTGGATGTGGAGTGTTAGCTCCATTGGCTGAAGTACCAGCTCTGATTTTTCTTTCGAAAGCAAGTATCTTTTCGTGGATTTTCCGCAAGTAATCACCCTGAGACATAGTAAAAATACAAGCAAAGTTATATTCACAAGGCTGAGGTCTACTCTCGTATTTGTATTTTGGGTACCTTATCTTTGGCCATGCCATAAATCTTTTCTTCAAATGTACAAGCGCTCTTGGTAATAGTATCCGTAATATGTCTAGAGAAACATATCTTCAACCTCTCCACTCTTAACACATACATGAGAACAAATTATCAGTTACAAAGTTAATGAAACAGTTGTATAGATACAATAATAACAAACACACAAGTAAGAAGGCTTACATTGCTACAATAACTTTCTTACGTAGATCAGGCTCATGTTGTGATCTCCAATCATTAGCAAGAGAGTCTCCGCCTTGTTCGTTAGGCTTCCAACTAGAAGTTCCCTCCATTAAATCTAGCTATGTAGCAACAAGAAACGATCAGATACTGCAATTTACTAGTAATACTTAACCTTcacatttttaaaagttaatctCGCATATGTTGGTGCTAATTATACTAAAACCATATTCTTCCCTTAGTGACCTAAAAACATCAGTATTCGAGTTTGCGTGACGATCAAACAACTTGCGAGCGCGTTTCTAGGAGTTTAGGTTAAAGAAAACCAAAACCGAAACAAAGATGCTTTGATCAcatcaacacacacacacaaaaaaaatacaaatcacACGCATTACATGATCGGTTTAAGAACATCATACAAGCAAACAGAACCAGAGTGATAGAACCCATGTTTGGTTCCACACAACATGACTGAAATTAATAAGCAAAACCCAccagaagaaaaaagaagaggaggagaagaaaaaACCCACGAGAACGTCGGTGATCGGGGAAGGAG is part of the Brassica rapa cultivar Chiifu-401-42 chromosome A09, CAAS_Brap_v3.01, whole genome shotgun sequence genome and harbors:
- the LOC103837219 gene encoding probable mediator of RNA polymerase II transcription subunit 15c isoform X3, whose amino-acid sequence is MEGTSSWKPNEQGGDSLANDWRSQHEPDLRKKVIVAIVERLKICFSRHITDTITKSACTFEEKIYGMAKDKGDYLRKIHEKILAFERKIRAGTSANGANTPHPAQALNQGQSLPTSLTYAQTPTNQPWLSQSNIQSKFNTPESSGLPIQSPMTVSAAQNLNVQMGERVESSLGPGPQRQIQGRQQQLQKSQQQQLRSNTMYQHHGNQQQQSLLPHHRSSSPIKLSFPQSSALSSHQQQMAVPSREHKQLERKYHISQLMNGQDTQQNHLTSPQNNGEKQRISQQNNTTSFNVHGSKLLGAQGQEVEKSQPLMLQHLNETQRFQAAGSLHQSQNLADQQNQPYQLQKPTFQDSTSKTLNPSGGDWREETYQKIKALKDKYIHILSELFQKLSYKLQEIDSLPQQNMMPSDPRVENLRATIARLGQVLVYLNVSRRSVSEQHRDKFSALESLALKFTKHQREKEEQQQVHIPPPQIHQTALQTQSGQVHASQTAAPHSSQTRPRIEPKDVNTVMSSSGNVVVHSPKQNPPSNQKEVVHSNISQAQSSMFQKKQFHHLPKQEQPSASSPHMQKNNSSPQLVEQQTLPTPTNKTAAQEHPLVTLSPEPISERPIDRLIKAIQSASPESLAQSVSEMRSVISLSEMIAGLVNTIGGSRARLVEDLSERTRFRAQQGDTNHTKRFKRSVTAISSSKVNKIEVQSWSLSYFLLNLKTFEKQY
- the LOC103837219 gene encoding probable mediator of RNA polymerase II transcription subunit 15c isoform X1 produces the protein MEGTSSWKPNEQGGDSLANDWRSQHEPDLRKKVIVAIVERLKICFSRHITDTITKSACTFEEKIYGMAKDKGDYLRKIHEKILAFERKIRAGTSANGANTPHPAQALNQGQSLPTSLTYAQTPTNQPWLSQSNIQSKFNTPESSGLPIQSPMTVSAAQNLNVQMGERVESSLGPGPQRQIQGRQQQLQKSQQQQLRSNTMYQHHGNQQQQSLLPHHRSSSPIKLSFPQSSALSSHQQQMAVPSREHKQLERKYHISQLMNGQDTQQNHLTSPQNNGEKQRISQQNNTTSFNVHGSKLLGAQGQEVEKSQPLMLQHLNETQRFQAAGSLHQSQNLADQQNQPYQLQKPTFQDSTSKTLNPSGGDWREETYQKIKALKDKYIHILSELFQKLSYKLQEIDSLPQQNMMPSDPRVENLRATIARLGQVLVYLNVSRRSVSEQHRDKFSALESLALKFTKHQREKEEQQQVHIPPPQIHQTALQTQSGQVHASQTAAPHSSQTRPRIEPKDVNTVMSSSGNVVVHSPKQNPPSNQKEVVHSNISQAQSSMFQKKQFHHLPKQEQPSASSPHMQKNNSSPQLVEQQTLPTPTNKTAAQEHPLVTLSPEPISERPIDRLIKAFQSSSQESLAQSVSEMRSVISLTDMLAGSVHTIGGSRARLGEDLSERTRFRVQQGDTHPTKKLKRSLTAMPSQTNSYKRFSVNKIEPSYALLQEIMEINRRFVETVVNICNEDVCPSEITPGTVVVTCDYVPVALSATFKALYNSGHIVSLSKLWSCLSFSQMLMYPMFDMQSQIQPLRLLVPENYPNSPIIIEKILFDGASDHKFEDLSARARSRFSSSMKEAMSLKEIAKVWDECARATMLEYAERHGGGTFSSKYGRWESVLRSS
- the LOC103837219 gene encoding probable mediator of RNA polymerase II transcription subunit 15c isoform X2 gives rise to the protein MEGTSSWKPNEQGGDSLANDWRSQHEPDLRKKVIVAIVERLKICFSRHITDTITKSACTFEEKIYGMAKDKGDYLRKIHEKILAFERKIRAGTSANGANTPHPAQALNQGQSLPTSLTYAQTPTNQPWLSQSNIQSKFNTPESSGLPIQSPMTVSAAQNLNVQMGERVESSLGPGPQRQIQGRQQQLQKSQQQQLRSNTMYQHHGNQQQQSLLPHHRSSSPIKLSFPQSSALSSHQQQMAVPSREHKQLERKYHISQLMNGQDTQQNHLTSPQNNGEKQRISQQNNTTSFNVHGSKLLGAQGQEVEKSQPLMLQHLNETQRFQAAGSLHQSQNLADQQNQPYQLQKPTFQDSTSKTLNPSGGDWREETYQKIKALKDKYIHILSELFQKLSYKLQEIDSLPQQNMMPSDPRVENLRATIARLGQVLVYLNVSRRSVSEQHRDKFSALESLALKFTKHQREKEEQQQVHIPPPQIHQTALQTQSGQVHASQTAAPHSSQTRPRIEPKDVNTVMSSSGNVVVHSPKQNPPSNQKEVVHSNISQAQSSMFQKKQFHHLPKQEQPSASSPHMQKNNSSPQLVEQQTLPTPTNKTAAQEHPLVTLSPEPISERPIDRLIKAFQSSSQESLAQSVSEMRSVISLTDMLAGSVHTIGGSRARLGEDLSERTRFRVQQGDTHPTKKLKRSLTAMPSQTNSYKRFSVNKIEPSYALLQEIMEINRRFVETVVNICNEDVCPSEITPGTVVVTCDYVPVALSATFKALYNSGHISQIQPLRLLVPENYPNSPIIIEKILFDGASDHKFEDLSARARSRFSSSMKEAMSLKEIAKVWDECARATMLEYAERHGGGTFSSKYGRWESVLRSS